Proteins encoded in a region of the Candidatus Margulisiibacteriota bacterium genome:
- a CDS encoding glutamine synthetase III has product MVKTASQIFGELTFNKKVMKDRLSKEIYAKLLATVERGEPLDETIASDVAHAMKEWAMENGATHFTHWFQPQRGGTAEKHDAFLSYGSDGEMIERFSAKQLIQSEPDASSFPSGGIRSTFEARGYTAWDPTSPAFLLEAGDTKTLVIPTVYLSWTGEVLDLKTPLLRSMKALTDSAIKLQKLLGNDGVKKMKVYGGPEQEYFLVSKELYDTRPDLCVAGRTLFGAPPAKGQQLEDHYFGAIKDKVMMFMEDFDMELYRRGIPSKTRHNEVSPNQFEVAPLYEEVNMAVDHNLQLMEIIRKVAEKHGLVALLHEKPFAGVNGSGKHFNWSLGDDSGSNYLEPSDSPIKNINFLLTLGAILLGVNKFGGLLRAVVADAGNDHRLGANEAPPAIMSVYLGEYLARIMDEIEGIGTSVNEKSLDNINLGVKNLPKVAKDTSDRNRTSPVAFTGNKFEFRAVGSSQNCSEAGTLLNLLVSYGYDEISRRLSAKKGGNVKGNAILVMKDVLKETKRVRFEGNNYSEAWHKEAAKRGLPNAKDTPDALDLMLDKECVELFEKYGVLSKRELHSKVEIKLDTYIKIKDVELKAALNIAKTLVLPAVLEQIKSLGEAVKATSKSGAIAADLKVVSGLYGDIKAAIAGLEKAIVLCEKEENLEKKAKLYAKNGASALAELRASVDEAETLVADVYWPMAKYQELLTIL; this is encoded by the coding sequence ATGGTAAAAACGGCAAGTCAGATTTTCGGCGAGTTAACTTTTAACAAAAAAGTGATGAAAGACCGGCTTAGCAAGGAGATTTACGCCAAATTACTGGCTACGGTTGAAAGAGGGGAGCCTCTGGATGAGACGATTGCCAGTGATGTCGCCCATGCGATGAAGGAGTGGGCGATGGAAAATGGCGCGACCCACTTTACTCACTGGTTCCAGCCGCAGCGCGGCGGCACCGCCGAAAAGCACGATGCTTTCCTTAGCTACGGCAGCGATGGGGAAATGATCGAACGCTTTAGCGCCAAGCAGTTGATCCAGTCCGAGCCGGATGCTTCGAGTTTTCCTTCTGGCGGCATTCGCTCGACCTTTGAAGCGCGCGGTTATACCGCTTGGGATCCGACCAGCCCGGCCTTCCTACTCGAAGCCGGCGATACCAAGACTTTGGTTATTCCGACCGTTTATCTCTCTTGGACCGGTGAGGTCCTCGACCTGAAGACCCCACTCCTCCGCTCCATGAAAGCGCTGACCGACTCCGCGATCAAGCTGCAGAAACTGCTGGGAAACGACGGCGTTAAGAAAATGAAGGTGTATGGCGGTCCGGAACAGGAATATTTCCTGGTCTCTAAAGAACTCTACGATACCCGGCCCGATCTGTGCGTTGCCGGGCGGACCTTGTTTGGCGCCCCTCCGGCCAAGGGTCAGCAGCTGGAAGACCATTATTTCGGCGCGATCAAAGACAAGGTCATGATGTTCATGGAAGACTTCGACATGGAACTTTATCGCCGTGGAATTCCCTCGAAGACCAGACATAACGAGGTTTCACCGAATCAGTTTGAAGTCGCCCCGCTGTACGAAGAAGTGAATATGGCGGTCGACCACAACCTGCAGTTGATGGAGATCATTCGGAAAGTAGCGGAGAAGCACGGCTTGGTCGCGCTGCTGCACGAAAAACCGTTTGCCGGCGTCAACGGATCCGGTAAACATTTTAACTGGTCGCTGGGCGATGACAGCGGGAGCAACTACCTGGAACCGTCTGATTCGCCGATCAAAAACATCAATTTCTTGCTGACGCTGGGGGCGATCCTACTTGGTGTCAATAAGTTTGGCGGGTTACTCCGGGCTGTAGTGGCGGATGCCGGCAATGATCACCGCTTAGGGGCGAACGAAGCCCCGCCGGCGATCATGTCTGTTTATCTCGGGGAATACTTGGCCCGTATTATGGACGAAATCGAAGGGATTGGGACCAGCGTTAACGAAAAGAGTTTGGATAACATCAACCTTGGCGTGAAGAACTTGCCGAAAGTCGCCAAAGATACCTCGGACCGGAACCGGACCTCCCCGGTTGCCTTTACCGGGAACAAATTCGAGTTCCGTGCGGTCGGTTCTTCGCAGAACTGCTCCGAAGCGGGGACCCTGCTCAACTTGCTCGTCTCTTACGGTTACGACGAGATATCTCGCCGGCTTTCGGCCAAGAAGGGCGGGAACGTTAAGGGGAACGCGATCCTGGTCATGAAGGACGTCCTGAAGGAGACTAAGCGGGTTCGCTTCGAAGGGAATAACTACTCGGAAGCCTGGCATAAGGAAGCCGCCAAACGCGGGTTGCCAAACGCCAAGGATACGCCGGACGCACTTGATTTGATGCTGGATAAGGAGTGCGTTGAGCTCTTCGAAAAATATGGCGTTCTGTCGAAGCGGGAACTGCACTCGAAGGTGGAGATCAAGCTTGATACCTACATCAAGATTAAAGATGTTGAGCTGAAAGCGGCGCTGAACATTGCCAAGACGCTGGTCCTGCCGGCAGTCCTGGAACAGATCAAATCACTGGGTGAAGCGGTCAAAGCGACTTCCAAATCCGGCGCGATAGCGGCTGACCTGAAGGTTGTCTCCGGCTTGTATGGCGATATCAAAGCGGCAATCGCCGGCCTTGAAAAAGCGATCGTACTTTGTGAAAAGGAAGAGAACCTGGAAAAGAAAGCCAAACTTTACGCAAAGAACGGAGCCAGTGCCTTGGCCGAGCTGCGCGCCAGTGTCGATGAAGCGGAAACGCTGGTGGCTGATGTTTATTGGCCGATGGCTAAGTATCAGGAACTGCTGACGATCTTATAA
- a CDS encoding P-II family nitrogen regulator: MKKIEAIIKPEKLDELREAFDAKGFSGMTITEVKGRGIQRGVTLEWRVGEYRVEFLPKVKVELVVNAKDVDTVIEVILAICSTGKVGDGKIFVSPVEEVVRIRTRERGHSAI; encoded by the coding sequence ATGAAAAAAATTGAAGCGATCATCAAACCGGAGAAGCTGGACGAACTGCGGGAGGCTTTTGACGCTAAGGGTTTTTCCGGAATGACGATTACTGAAGTCAAAGGGCGGGGGATCCAGCGAGGGGTCACCCTGGAGTGGCGAGTTGGCGAATACCGGGTTGAATTTCTTCCCAAGGTTAAGGTTGAATTAGTGGTTAATGCCAAGGATGTCGATACGGTAATAGAAGTTATCTTGGCGATCTGTTCAACCGGTAAAGTTGGCGATGGCAAGATCTTTGTTTCACCGGTTGAAGAAGTGGTGAGAATTAGAACCCGGGAGCGGGGTCACTCGGCAATCTGA
- a CDS encoding glutamate synthase subunit beta, translating to MAKDPKGFLKVKRDKTAYRPVCERVQDYDLVFNLRGDAQAEDQAVRCMDCGTPFCHWGCPLGNLIPEWNDLMARGHWAKAATMLNATNNLPEITGRVCPALCEYACVLGINDDPVTVRENELGIIEHAFREGDIKPNPPCSRTGKKVAVVGSGPSGLACAAQLNQAGHTVTVFERDEQVGGIMRFGIPDFKLEKKLLDRRLGIWEQEGITFKIGVNVGVDLSVEKLKEYDAVVLAGGSRQPRDLKIEGRELGGIHFAMEYLTQSNRRVAGAKIPADKLIDAKGKRVVVIGGGDTGSDCVGTANRQGATCVVQIELLSKPGLDRPPHQPWPKYPVLLKTTSSHEEGAERQWSISTKRFEGKNGQVTKLKCVQVGSDLKEIVGTDFEIEADLVFLALGFLSPEKTGLLDALKIELDQRGNVKTDVNYQTSVKKIFAAGDMRRGQSLIVWAISEGRKAARAVDEFLMGCSNLPTM from the coding sequence ATGGCTAAAGATCCAAAAGGCTTCTTGAAAGTAAAGCGGGATAAGACCGCTTACCGGCCGGTTTGCGAACGGGTGCAAGATTACGACCTCGTTTTTAATCTTCGCGGCGATGCCCAAGCCGAGGATCAAGCGGTCCGCTGTATGGATTGCGGAACTCCTTTCTGCCACTGGGGTTGTCCTTTGGGTAACCTCATCCCCGAGTGGAACGACTTGATGGCCCGCGGCCATTGGGCAAAGGCGGCGACGATGCTGAACGCGACCAATAATCTCCCCGAGATCACCGGCCGGGTCTGTCCGGCCTTGTGCGAATACGCTTGCGTTCTGGGGATCAATGACGATCCGGTCACGGTCAGGGAAAACGAACTCGGGATCATTGAACACGCTTTCCGTGAGGGCGATATTAAACCTAATCCTCCCTGCAGCCGGACTGGTAAAAAGGTCGCGGTGGTCGGTTCCGGCCCGTCCGGGCTGGCCTGCGCCGCCCAACTCAATCAAGCCGGGCATACCGTGACCGTATTTGAGCGGGACGAACAGGTCGGTGGGATCATGCGTTTTGGTATTCCTGATTTCAAACTGGAAAAGAAGCTCCTCGATCGCCGGCTTGGTATTTGGGAACAGGAAGGGATTACTTTCAAGATCGGCGTTAACGTCGGCGTTGACCTGTCGGTCGAAAAACTGAAAGAGTATGACGCGGTCGTCCTGGCCGGCGGTTCCCGCCAGCCGCGCGACCTGAAGATCGAAGGACGCGAACTGGGCGGGATCCACTTTGCCATGGAGTATTTGACCCAATCGAACCGCCGCGTCGCCGGAGCCAAAATCCCGGCCGACAAATTGATCGATGCCAAAGGAAAGAGGGTCGTTGTGATCGGCGGCGGCGATACCGGCTCCGACTGCGTTGGGACCGCCAACCGCCAGGGGGCAACCTGTGTTGTTCAGATCGAATTACTTTCTAAGCCTGGGTTAGACCGTCCGCCGCATCAGCCCTGGCCGAAATACCCGGTCTTGCTCAAGACCACTTCCAGCCACGAAGAAGGGGCGGAGCGGCAATGGTCGATCTCGACTAAAAGGTTCGAAGGGAAAAACGGCCAGGTTACTAAGTTAAAATGTGTTCAGGTCGGTTCCGACCTGAAAGAAATTGTGGGAACCGATTTTGAGATCGAAGCCGATCTGGTTTTTCTGGCGCTCGGCTTTCTTTCGCCGGAAAAAACCGGTTTGCTCGACGCCCTGAAGATCGAGCTGGATCAGCGGGGGAACGTTAAAACTGACGTAAATTACCAAACTTCGGTCAAAAAGATCTTTGCCGCCGGCGACATGCGCCGGGGACAGTCGCTCATCGTTTGGGCGATTTCCGAAGGGCGGAAAGCGGCCCGCGCCGTCGACGAGTTCCTGATGGGATGTTCCAACCTGCCGACGATGTAG
- the gltB gene encoding glutamate synthase large subunit: MNAFPKKQGLYDPAYEHDSCGVGFLCDIKGKKSNKIVLQGLEILRRLSHRGATGADPKTGDGAGILIQLPHAFFSAIASFRLPPAGDYGTGLVFLPTEAKERAFCKEKFAAIIAEEGLELLGWREVPVDNTDIGHTAKETEPVIEQVFVKKGQGDQPAFELKLFVIRKRIENAVRASNLKQRSFFYIPSLSGRTFVYKGLLMPEQVDQFFPDLRDKRIESAIALVHSRYSTNTFPTWDLAQPFRFLAHNGEINTLRGNINWMAAKESLLASPLLGDDLKKILPVIVQGGSDSAIFDNVFELLLLSGRSLPHVMMMMIPGAWEQHRQMAPELKEFYRYHAAFMEPWDGPAAMAVTDGTRIAAALDRNGLRPARYILTTDGIVALASEVGVLDIPPAKIEVSGRLEPGKIFYIDTEEGKILHDEEVKRNIAAQQPYSKWVADNLVDLTQLPAGGKGEKTPDLLTNLKAFGYSREDLKVIIKPMAETGKEPIGSMGNDAPHAVLSNNPQMLYTYFKQLFAQVTNPAVDFIREELVMSLDSFVGPQKNLLAETPEHAHRLYIKEPILANDDLEKIRAIKEKGFKTKTISILFKSGDLAFRQRLDAICAEAVKAIDEGYSFIILSDRGVDEDKAAIPALLATGAVHHHLVRQTLRSQLGIIVESAEPREVHHFALLFGYGADSINPYLAYEALDLLIAEKELVLDHAKAVKNYRHAVDLGILKILSKMGISTLQSYRGAQIFEALGVGPEVIEKCFAGTPSRIGGVGFDEIAKEASLRHRQGYPKSGVNLPHLISGGLYQWKKDGEFHLWNPDSIAALQESVRKEDYDRFKEFAALINDQTKQPTTLRGLLKFKKTNPIPIEQIEPIEQIFKRLATGAMSFGSISRGAHESLAIAMNRLGGRSNTGEGGEDPARFTPLPNGDSKRSAIKQVASGRFGVTTNYLVNADEIQIKISQGAKPGEGGQLPGHKVSAIIAKTRYTTPGVTLISPPPHHDIYSIEDLAQLIFDLKNTNPAARISVKLVSEVGVGTVAAGVAKGHADMILISGGDGGTGASPISSIKHAGLPWELGLSETHQTLVLNDLRSRVRLQTDGQMRTGRDVAIAALLGAEEYGFCTSPLIVMGCVMLRHCHLNNCSLGVATQDELLEKRFRGKPEYVVTYFNFIARELREIMAQLGVRTVDEMIGRTDLLEVNQSIVPWKASKIDYSKILYRPEVPANVKTRSVIAQDHGVDKVLDRELIKLAKPALEKRQEVLIEQEIRNVNRTTGAMLSGELCKRYGEEGLKEETIKVKFNGVAGQSFGAWLAKGITFELEGLANDYVGKGISGGKIIIYPDSKATYKADQNSLIGNTTFYGAISGEAYIRGMAGERFCIRNSGLYGVVEGVGDHGCEYMTGGRVVILGRTGRNFGAGMSGGIAYVYDEAGDFKDKCNFEMIELQTPDQDDLKMIKTLLSNHVRYTKSKKGAAVLENFEIKKFVKVMPLEYKRILEEKKLEEKLDLTEVADG, translated from the coding sequence TTGAACGCATTTCCGAAAAAACAGGGCTTATACGATCCGGCCTATGAACATGACAGTTGCGGGGTTGGTTTTCTCTGCGATATTAAGGGAAAAAAATCCAATAAGATCGTCCTGCAGGGATTAGAGATCTTGCGGCGGCTCTCCCATCGCGGGGCGACCGGCGCCGATCCTAAAACTGGAGATGGGGCGGGGATCCTGATCCAGCTGCCTCACGCTTTTTTTTCCGCCATTGCTTCTTTTAGGCTTCCGCCGGCTGGTGATTACGGAACCGGCCTGGTTTTTTTGCCTACTGAAGCTAAAGAACGGGCTTTTTGCAAAGAGAAGTTTGCTGCGATCATTGCTGAAGAAGGGCTGGAACTGCTTGGCTGGCGCGAAGTCCCGGTCGACAACACCGACATCGGCCATACCGCCAAGGAGACCGAACCGGTTATCGAACAGGTTTTCGTTAAAAAGGGCCAGGGCGATCAGCCGGCTTTTGAACTAAAACTTTTTGTCATTAGAAAAAGGATCGAAAACGCGGTCCGAGCCTCGAACTTAAAGCAGCGTTCTTTCTTTTATATCCCGAGCCTTTCCGGCCGGACCTTTGTTTACAAAGGTTTATTGATGCCGGAGCAGGTTGATCAATTCTTTCCCGATCTGCGCGACAAGCGGATCGAGAGCGCCATTGCCCTGGTCCATTCCCGGTACAGTACCAATACCTTCCCAACTTGGGACCTGGCCCAGCCGTTCCGCTTTCTGGCCCATAACGGGGAGATCAATACCCTGCGCGGCAACATTAACTGGATGGCGGCCAAAGAAAGCCTGCTGGCCAGCCCCCTGCTTGGCGACGATCTGAAAAAAATCCTGCCGGTGATCGTCCAGGGAGGGAGCGACTCCGCGATTTTTGACAATGTTTTTGAATTGCTCCTCCTTTCCGGCCGCTCGCTTCCCCATGTCATGATGATGATGATCCCCGGCGCCTGGGAACAACATCGCCAGATGGCGCCGGAGCTCAAGGAGTTCTATCGGTATCACGCCGCCTTCATGGAACCGTGGGACGGACCGGCGGCGATGGCGGTGACCGATGGGACCAGGATCGCCGCTGCCCTTGACCGGAACGGCTTACGCCCGGCCCGCTACATCTTGACTACCGACGGGATCGTCGCCCTGGCCTCCGAGGTTGGCGTCCTTGACATCCCTCCCGCCAAGATCGAGGTTTCCGGCCGTCTTGAGCCAGGAAAGATCTTCTACATCGATACTGAAGAGGGGAAGATCCTGCATGACGAAGAAGTTAAGAGAAACATTGCCGCTCAACAGCCTTATTCCAAATGGGTTGCCGATAATTTGGTCGACCTAACCCAATTGCCGGCTGGCGGTAAAGGCGAAAAAACGCCCGACCTGCTGACCAACCTGAAAGCGTTTGGCTATTCCCGCGAAGATTTGAAGGTCATTATTAAACCGATGGCGGAAACGGGCAAGGAGCCGATCGGCTCGATGGGGAACGACGCGCCGCACGCGGTTCTTTCCAATAATCCGCAAATGCTCTACACTTATTTTAAGCAGTTGTTTGCCCAGGTGACCAACCCGGCGGTCGACTTCATCCGTGAAGAACTGGTTATGAGCCTCGATAGTTTCGTCGGACCGCAAAAAAACCTGTTGGCCGAGACCCCGGAACATGCCCATCGGCTTTATATTAAGGAACCGATCCTGGCCAATGACGATCTGGAGAAGATCCGGGCGATCAAAGAGAAGGGGTTCAAAACCAAGACGATCTCGATCCTCTTTAAATCGGGAGACCTGGCTTTTCGCCAGAGACTTGATGCCATTTGCGCGGAAGCGGTCAAAGCGATCGACGAAGGATATTCATTTATCATCTTAAGCGACCGCGGCGTGGATGAAGATAAAGCCGCTATCCCGGCTCTTTTGGCGACCGGCGCGGTCCACCACCATTTGGTCCGTCAGACCCTTCGTTCGCAGCTCGGGATCATTGTCGAGAGCGCCGAGCCGCGGGAAGTTCATCATTTCGCCCTTCTTTTTGGTTATGGGGCCGACAGCATCAACCCGTACCTGGCTTACGAGGCTCTTGACCTGCTGATTGCGGAAAAAGAATTGGTCCTTGACCACGCCAAAGCGGTCAAGAATTACCGTCACGCGGTTGACCTTGGCATTCTCAAAATCCTTTCCAAGATGGGGATCTCGACCCTGCAAAGTTACCGCGGGGCCCAGATCTTCGAAGCTCTGGGGGTTGGTCCGGAAGTGATCGAGAAATGCTTTGCCGGGACGCCGTCGCGGATCGGCGGGGTCGGCTTTGACGAGATCGCCAAAGAGGCCAGTTTGCGGCACCGCCAGGGTTATCCAAAGAGTGGGGTAAATCTCCCTCACTTGATTTCCGGCGGCCTTTATCAATGGAAAAAAGACGGTGAGTTCCATCTTTGGAACCCCGACAGCATCGCGGCTCTTCAGGAATCGGTTCGCAAAGAAGATTACGACCGCTTTAAAGAATTTGCCGCGCTGATCAATGACCAAACGAAGCAGCCGACGACCTTGCGCGGTCTTTTAAAATTCAAAAAAACAAACCCTATCCCTATCGAACAAATTGAACCGATCGAACAGATCTTCAAACGCCTGGCGACCGGGGCGATGAGCTTTGGTTCGATCAGCCGGGGGGCCCACGAATCGCTGGCGATCGCCATGAACCGGCTCGGCGGCCGCTCCAACACCGGCGAAGGGGGAGAAGACCCGGCCAGATTTACTCCCTTGCCGAACGGCGATTCCAAACGGAGTGCCATCAAACAGGTCGCTTCCGGCCGTTTTGGCGTGACTACCAATTATTTGGTCAATGCCGACGAGATCCAGATCAAGATCTCCCAGGGAGCGAAGCCTGGCGAAGGGGGACAACTCCCCGGCCATAAGGTCAGCGCGATCATCGCCAAGACCCGCTACACCACTCCCGGCGTGACTTTGATCTCGCCGCCGCCGCATCACGATATTTACTCGATCGAAGACCTGGCCCAACTGATCTTCGATCTTAAAAATACCAATCCGGCCGCCCGGATCAGCGTTAAGCTAGTTTCCGAGGTCGGGGTTGGGACCGTCGCGGCTGGCGTCGCCAAAGGACACGCCGACATGATCCTGATCTCCGGCGGTGACGGCGGAACCGGTGCTTCGCCGATCAGCTCCATTAAACACGCCGGCTTGCCCTGGGAGCTTGGGCTTTCCGAAACCCACCAGACCCTGGTGCTCAACGACCTGCGGAGCCGGGTCCGGTTGCAGACCGACGGCCAGATGCGGACCGGCCGGGATGTGGCGATCGCCGCCCTTCTGGGGGCCGAAGAGTACGGCTTTTGTACTTCCCCCCTGATTGTTATGGGGTGCGTAATGCTTCGTCATTGCCACCTGAACAACTGTTCTCTGGGGGTCGCGACCCAGGATGAATTATTGGAAAAGCGTTTCCGCGGCAAGCCGGAATATGTTGTCACTTACTTTAATTTTATTGCCAGAGAGTTGCGGGAGATCATGGCCCAGCTTGGGGTTAGAACGGTCGATGAAATGATCGGGCGAACCGATCTTCTGGAAGTCAATCAGAGCATCGTTCCTTGGAAAGCAAGCAAGATCGATTATTCCAAGATCCTCTATCGTCCGGAAGTTCCCGCAAACGTGAAAACCCGCTCAGTTATTGCTCAGGACCATGGCGTCGATAAGGTCCTTGATCGCGAGTTGATCAAGTTAGCCAAGCCGGCGCTGGAAAAACGGCAGGAAGTTCTGATCGAGCAGGAGATCCGTAACGTCAACCGGACGACCGGCGCGATGCTCTCCGGTGAGCTTTGCAAACGTTACGGGGAAGAAGGGTTGAAAGAAGAGACGATCAAGGTTAAGTTTAACGGGGTTGCCGGACAGAGCTTTGGCGCCTGGCTGGCCAAGGGGATAACCTTTGAACTGGAAGGCTTGGCCAACGATTACGTTGGAAAAGGGATCTCGGGCGGCAAGATCATTATCTATCCGGACTCTAAAGCGACCTATAAAGCCGATCAAAACAGTTTAATCGGCAATACGACTTTTTACGGCGCGATCTCCGGCGAGGCTTATATTCGCGGAATGGCGGGCGAGCGTTTCTGTATCCGCAATTCCGGGCTCTATGGGGTGGTTGAAGGGGTGGGGGACCATGGTTGCGAATACATGACAGGCGGCCGGGTCGTTATTTTAGGCCGGACCGGTCGTAATTTTGGGGCCGGGATGTCGGGCGGGATCGCTTATGTCTATGATGAGGCCGGTGATTTCAAAGATAAATGTAATTTTGAAATGATCGAACTGCAAACGCCCGATCAGGATGACCTGAAAATGATCAAAACCTTGTTGTCTAATCATGTTAGGTATACCAAAAGCAAAAAAGGGGCCGCGGTCCTTGAAAATTTCGAGATCAAGAAGTTTGTGAAAGTGATGCCGCTGGAATACAAGCGGATATTGGAAGAGAAAAAGCTGGAAGAGAAGCTTGACTTGACGGAGGTTGCCGATGGCTAA
- a CDS encoding P-II family nitrogen regulator, protein MKKVEAIIKPEKLEELREALDAKGFSGMTITEVKGRGIQRGITLEWRVGEYRVEFLPKVKLETVVDDKKAAEVVSIITKVCKTGSIGDGKIFISPVEEVIRIRTGEKGEAVL, encoded by the coding sequence ATGAAAAAAGTTGAAGCGATTATTAAACCAGAAAAGCTTGAGGAATTGCGGGAGGCTCTCGATGCCAAGGGGTTTTCCGGGATGACGATCACCGAGGTCAAAGGGCGGGGGATCCAGCGGGGAATCACCCTGGAATGGCGGGTCGGTGAATACCGGGTCGAATTCCTTCCCAAGGTCAAACTGGAGACAGTTGTTGATGATAAAAAAGCGGCTGAAGTGGTCTCGATCATTACCAAGGTCTGTAAAACCGGCAGTATCGGGGACGGGAAGATCTTTATTTCGCCGGTCGAAGAAGTAATTAGGATCCGGACCGGAGAAAAAGGGGAAGCCGTTCTTTAA
- a CDS encoding helix-turn-helix domain-containing protein, producing the protein MTIENDIEQISDLTDNHGKVYRMLLDKLERPLISRVLDMTGGNQLKAANILGINRNTLRAKIKRLGINT; encoded by the coding sequence ATGACGATTGAAAATGACATTGAGCAGATAAGCGATTTGACTGATAATCATGGAAAGGTGTACCGGATGCTGCTCGATAAGCTGGAACGCCCGCTGATCAGCCGCGTATTGGACATGACCGGAGGCAACCAGCTTAAGGCTGCAAATATATTGGGTATCAATCGGAACACACTTCGGGCCAAAATAAAGCGTTTGGGAATAAACACATAG
- a CDS encoding ammonium transporter, which translates to MNINSGDTAWVLISTALVILMTPALGFFYGGMVRKKNLLSTIMLSVVILALITVQWILFGYTLAFGPDHGGVIGGLDWLGLMKVGGAPHAGYAPGVPHLAFMAFQMAFAVITPALITGAFVERINFSGFLVFTLLWATFIYAPVAHWIWGIGGWLRVLGALDFAGGAVVHITAGVSALAVALVIGKRKGYGKDNMEPSNIPLTVLGAFLLWFGWFGFNGGSALSAGAVAAQALVATTASGAAAALTWMIINWSHKRPSVLGFSTGAIAGLAAVTPASGYISPLSALLIGVIAAALSYYVIIFRMKIGFDESLDVFACHGVGGIWGILAVGIFAQKALNPAGANGLLFGGPNLFFVQLFTVVVVAGFSFVVSYLLAKIVDTMFSLRAKDNEESVGLDIAQHGESVY; encoded by the coding sequence ATGAACATTAACAGTGGCGATACCGCTTGGGTTTTGATCTCAACGGCCCTAGTCATCCTGATGACTCCGGCGCTCGGCTTTTTCTACGGCGGGATGGTTAGGAAAAAGAACCTTCTCTCAACGATCATGCTATCTGTCGTTATCCTTGCCCTGATAACCGTTCAATGGATCCTTTTTGGCTACACATTAGCTTTTGGTCCCGATCATGGCGGAGTGATCGGTGGCTTGGATTGGCTAGGTTTAATGAAAGTCGGCGGGGCGCCTCATGCCGGCTATGCTCCTGGGGTCCCTCATCTCGCGTTTATGGCTTTCCAAATGGCTTTTGCGGTCATTACTCCGGCGTTAATCACCGGGGCCTTTGTCGAACGGATCAATTTCTCCGGTTTCCTGGTCTTTACCCTTCTTTGGGCAACCTTTATTTACGCGCCGGTCGCCCATTGGATCTGGGGGATCGGCGGTTGGTTGAGAGTGCTTGGCGCGCTTGATTTTGCCGGTGGCGCGGTTGTCCACATTACCGCTGGAGTTTCCGCTCTGGCGGTCGCGCTGGTGATCGGGAAAAGAAAAGGGTATGGTAAAGATAATATGGAGCCGTCAAACATTCCACTGACGGTCCTCGGAGCGTTTCTTCTTTGGTTTGGTTGGTTTGGCTTTAACGGCGGCTCGGCCCTTTCGGCCGGCGCGGTCGCGGCCCAAGCTTTAGTCGCGACAACCGCTTCCGGCGCGGCGGCCGCCTTGACCTGGATGATCATCAATTGGAGCCATAAGCGGCCAAGCGTCCTTGGTTTTTCAACCGGCGCGATCGCTGGTTTAGCGGCGGTTACTCCCGCTTCCGGTTACATTAGTCCTCTTTCCGCCTTGCTGATCGGCGTTATCGCGGCGGCTCTTTCGTATTATGTGATAATATTCCGAATGAAGATCGGCTTTGACGAGTCGCTCGATGTCTTTGCCTGTCATGGGGTCGGGGGAATCTGGGGGATCCTAGCAGTTGGGATCTTCGCCCAAAAAGCTCTTAACCCGGCCGGGGCGAACGGCTTGTTGTTTGGCGGGCCGAACTTGTTTTTTGTCCAATTATTTACTGTTGTGGTCGTGGCCGGTTTTTCATTTGTCGTTTCCTATCTGTTGGCCAAGATCGTTGACACGATGTTTTCGCTCCGGGCCAAGGACAACGAGGAGAGTGTCGGGTTGGATATCGCCCAGCATGGGGAGTCGGTGTACTAA